In the Coleofasciculus sp. FACHB-1120 genome, one interval contains:
- a CDS encoding Fis family transcriptional regulator: protein MSVTKHRQRILKVLQEWFKDHEQGPTLEELCQLLEMHPRQKATVQRWLQTMRGIDVEWDAHAHRSLRLLTLEPQEIEVQLPVTETLRYLATGLAEWEKRSPELRSQIPEALRMGMSYMYLTALLRGEKAPGDIPELFKNAEETSLLDWLPGAEEIKYLPPDVTLIEGGLISDFTEGWQVEGKGVTEQVQESVMQDVLKHCRTLQLEEAYRAFRQAIVLKPTLPYEEFRRMLTAPLFHPLRNYLRQAYMELKKFAEYDVYYPCPRCRYPQRQRSDGSYGCRNVFCQTLCTRANPSLLPLPPIPKSEAHEWMVVTPGMHKYVTLPGLWEVSLYESLTRLGIRVTLYPQIDEYDLLVELPGNVRWMIDVKDWAYLRLDRLKQVHFCRDADETFIVFPDARKEHLRIEVVRDEYEAELGGVRLQLISEILERAEAIVGGKTHA, encoded by the coding sequence GTGAGCGTTACAAAGCATCGGCAGAGAATTTTGAAAGTGCTTCAAGAATGGTTTAAAGACCATGAGCAAGGACCCACACTTGAGGAGTTGTGTCAGTTATTAGAAATGCATCCACGTCAGAAAGCGACGGTTCAACGATGGTTGCAGACAATGCGAGGCATTGATGTAGAGTGGGATGCTCATGCTCATCGTAGCTTGCGTTTACTGACTCTTGAGCCGCAGGAGATTGAAGTCCAGCTACCTGTAACAGAAACCTTGCGGTATTTGGCAACAGGACTAGCAGAGTGGGAGAAGCGATCGCCAGAACTACGATCGCAAATTCCAGAAGCACTTCGCATGGGTATGTCTTACATGTATCTCACGGCTCTGTTAAGAGGAGAAAAGGCACCAGGAGATATACCTGAGTTATTCAAGAATGCTGAGGAAACATCTCTGTTGGACTGGTTGCCTGGTGCTGAAGAAATTAAGTATCTGCCACCTGACGTGACACTCATAGAGGGTGGACTGATTTCTGATTTCACTGAGGGTTGGCAGGTTGAAGGCAAGGGGGTGACGGAACAAGTTCAAGAATCCGTCATGCAAGATGTTTTGAAGCACTGCCGAACATTGCAGCTAGAAGAAGCTTATCGAGCATTTAGACAAGCGATCGTCCTGAAGCCAACCCTACCATATGAAGAATTTCGACGAATGTTAACGGCACCGCTATTTCATCCACTGCGAAATTATTTGAGACAAGCTTACATGGAACTGAAGAAGTTTGCGGAATACGACGTTTACTACCCTTGTCCCCGCTGTCGCTATCCACAAAGACAGCGTTCTGACGGAAGCTACGGCTGTCGCAATGTCTTCTGCCAAACATTGTGTACAAGAGCAAACCCATCTCTACTGCCACTTCCCCCTATTCCTAAATCAGAAGCTCATGAGTGGATGGTTGTCACACCTGGAATGCACAAATATGTTACTTTACCAGGCTTATGGGAAGTATCGCTGTACGAATCCCTGACTCGGCTGGGTATACGAGTCACACTATATCCACAAATTGATGAATATGACCTCCTGGTGGAGCTACCTGGAAACGTTCGTTGGATGATTGATGTCAAGGATTGGGCATACTTGCGACTCGATCGTCTCAAGCAAGTGCATTTCTGCCGAGATGCTGATGAAACCTTCATTGTGTTTCCAGATGCGCGAAAAGAGCATTTGCGGATCGAAGTGGTACGTGATGAATATGAAGCTGAATTAGGCGGTGTGCGCTTGCAGCTCATTAGTGAAATTCTTGAGAGAGCTGAAGCGATCGTAGGAGGCAAAACTCATGCGTAA